One genomic window of Microbacterium testaceum StLB037 includes the following:
- the crtI gene encoding phytoene desaturase family protein: MSAQRIVVVGGGIAGLGTAALLADRGHDVQLFEARDALGGRAGSWEADGFRFDTGPSWYLMPEVFDHFFRLLGTSAAQQLDLVRLDPAYRVYGPPGKGEPIDIVSGREAVRALFEEHEPGSGPNLEAYLDSAKDAYELSTSKFLYDPYSSTKGLRDPALVKRLPTLIPLLTRTLWKRVTTDFQNKRLQQILAYPAVFLGGSPFEVPSLYHLMSHLDLGDGVLYPKGGMTEIITAIEKLARERGVQIETSSPVEAIITESGLARGVRLADGRIIAADAVVSGADLHHTENHLLKEKDRQFPEKWWKDKVPSPGALLLLLGVKGELPQLTHHTLLFTDDWHTNFDAIFGENKRIPDPASIYICRPSASDDSVAPAGHENLFVLVPVPADPDSGRGGVAGAGDERIEKAADRVIAQIAEWTGIPDLADRIVVRKTIAPEDFAEDLHAWHGNSLGLAHTLNQSAIFRPKNRSRKVSNLYYAGTSVLPGIGLPMCLISAELVVKRLTGDTTAGPLAEPVRAAV, encoded by the coding sequence ATGAGCGCGCAGCGCATCGTCGTCGTCGGAGGCGGGATCGCCGGTCTCGGAACCGCCGCCCTGCTGGCCGACCGCGGTCACGACGTCCAGCTCTTCGAGGCCCGCGACGCCCTGGGCGGCCGTGCCGGCTCCTGGGAGGCGGACGGCTTCCGCTTCGACACCGGACCCAGCTGGTACCTCATGCCCGAGGTGTTCGACCACTTCTTCCGGCTCCTCGGCACGAGCGCCGCCCAGCAGCTGGACCTCGTGCGCCTCGACCCGGCGTACCGCGTCTACGGGCCTCCCGGGAAGGGCGAGCCGATCGACATCGTGTCGGGTCGCGAGGCCGTGCGTGCGCTGTTCGAAGAGCACGAGCCCGGTTCGGGCCCGAACCTCGAGGCCTACCTCGACTCGGCCAAAGACGCGTACGAGCTGTCGACGTCGAAGTTCCTGTACGACCCGTACTCGTCGACGAAGGGCCTGCGCGATCCCGCGCTCGTGAAGCGGCTTCCCACGCTGATACCGCTGCTGACCCGCACGCTGTGGAAGCGCGTGACGACCGACTTCCAGAACAAGCGACTCCAGCAGATCCTCGCGTATCCCGCGGTGTTCCTGGGCGGTTCCCCGTTCGAAGTGCCGAGCCTGTATCACCTCATGAGTCACCTCGACCTCGGCGACGGCGTCCTGTACCCGAAGGGCGGGATGACCGAGATCATCACCGCCATCGAGAAGCTCGCGCGCGAGCGCGGCGTGCAGATCGAGACGTCCTCGCCGGTGGAGGCGATCATCACCGAGTCCGGTCTCGCCCGGGGTGTACGCCTCGCGGACGGACGGATCATCGCCGCGGATGCCGTGGTGTCGGGCGCCGACCTCCACCACACCGAGAACCACCTGCTCAAGGAGAAGGACCGCCAGTTCCCCGAGAAGTGGTGGAAGGACAAGGTCCCGAGCCCCGGCGCCCTCCTCCTGCTGCTCGGGGTGAAGGGCGAGCTGCCGCAGCTCACCCACCACACGTTGCTCTTCACCGACGACTGGCACACGAACTTCGACGCGATCTTCGGTGAGAACAAGAGGATCCCCGACCCCGCGTCGATCTACATCTGCCGCCCGAGCGCCTCCGACGACTCCGTGGCGCCCGCGGGACACGAGAACCTGTTCGTGCTTGTCCCCGTGCCCGCCGATCCCGACAGCGGCCGCGGAGGCGTCGCCGGGGCGGGCGACGAGCGCATCGAGAAGGCCGCGGACCGCGTAATCGCTCAGATCGCCGAGTGGACCGGCATCCCGGACCTGGCCGACCGCATCGTCGTGCGCAAGACGATCGCGCCGGAGGACTTCGCAGAGGACCTGCACGCCTGGCACGGCAACTCTCTGGGTCTCGCGCACACCCTGAACCAGAGCGCGATCTTCCGCCCGAAGAACCGCTCGCGCAAGGTGAGCAACCTCTACTACGCGGGCACCTCCGTGCTGCCGGGAATCGGCCTCCCGATGTGCCTCATCTCCGCCGAGCTCGTCGTCAAGCGTCTGACGGGCGACACCACGGCCGGTCCCCTCGCGGAACCCGTGCGCGCGGCGGTCTGA
- a CDS encoding phytoene/squalene synthase family protein: MSVGPTGLALYSRTADDAAAAVIHRYSTSFGLAARLLGARPRPHVRNIYALVRVADEIVDGPAHDAGLTPERERAVLNALENEVMDAIATGFSANLVVHAFARTARECGIDADLIAPFFASMRTDIDTAEHDDLSHDAYVYGSAEVVGLMCLQVFLNAGMSAPARPAADLVDGARRLGAAFQDVNFLRDLADDADRLGRDYLDGAADDDRRTAVLDRIDADLAAAASVIPHLPPDCRAAVTAAHDLFAELSRRLRLSPAGAPRVRVPDGVKATLAARALLGRPPKGPRP; the protein is encoded by the coding sequence GTGAGTGTCGGACCGACCGGTCTGGCCCTGTACTCCCGCACGGCCGACGACGCCGCCGCGGCCGTCATCCACCGCTATTCGACCTCGTTCGGCCTTGCCGCGCGTCTGCTCGGAGCCCGCCCTCGCCCGCACGTGCGCAACATCTACGCGCTGGTACGGGTCGCCGACGAGATCGTCGACGGCCCCGCCCACGACGCGGGTCTGACGCCCGAGCGAGAGCGCGCGGTCCTCAACGCCCTCGAGAACGAGGTGATGGATGCCATCGCCACCGGCTTCAGCGCCAACCTCGTCGTGCACGCCTTCGCCCGCACGGCGCGGGAATGCGGCATCGACGCCGACCTGATCGCCCCTTTCTTCGCCTCGATGCGCACCGACATCGACACCGCCGAGCACGACGACCTGTCGCACGACGCCTACGTGTACGGATCGGCGGAGGTGGTGGGGCTGATGTGCCTGCAGGTGTTCCTCAACGCCGGGATGTCCGCCCCCGCCCGCCCCGCGGCCGACCTCGTCGACGGCGCGCGGCGCCTGGGGGCCGCGTTCCAGGACGTGAACTTCCTCCGCGACCTCGCCGACGACGCCGACCGTCTCGGCCGGGACTACCTCGACGGCGCGGCCGACGACGATCGACGCACCGCCGTGCTCGACCGGATCGACGCCGACCTCGCCGCCGCGGCATCCGTCATCCCGCACCTCCCGCCGGACTGTCGCGCGGCGGTGACCGCCGCACATGATCTGTTCGCGGAACTGTCCCGGCGTCTGCGCCTGTCCCCCGCCGGCGCTCCGCGCGTCCGCGTCCCCGACGGCGTCAAAGCCACCCTCGCCGCCCGTGCCCTCCTCGGGCGTCCACCGAAAGGTCCCCGCCCATGA
- a CDS encoding polyprenyl synthetase family protein codes for MIALATTPAARHDIDSAIEGALSRLDRRLGQHGDGARALASAIRRAAEGGKRFRPLLVVSAFDTLDGPDIARPALYQVAAAFELLHTAFVVHDDVIDHDVERRGMPNVGGEFRSRGTERGADAAGAALLGDAAGILAGDLLLHEAARLVAMAEIPTDLRRELLLLVEDAVLVSAAGELADVENAVSAGDIDADTILRTTHDKTAVYSFSAPLEAGAVLAGAEAPVRHALQRFGQRLGLAYQLVDDLIGAFGSAATAGKDEGSDLREAKKTHLIVLARESETWPEVSDALANAHTGPVAIRAAQTALSASGARVRLEQLVRDTLDEARGIVAASTLPEDCQAMLLDLVDAVQERVP; via the coding sequence GTGATCGCGTTGGCCACGACCCCCGCCGCGCGCCACGACATCGACTCCGCCATCGAGGGCGCCCTCTCCCGGCTCGACCGACGTCTCGGTCAGCACGGAGACGGTGCCCGGGCTCTGGCATCCGCCATCCGCCGAGCAGCCGAGGGCGGGAAACGTTTCCGCCCCCTGCTGGTGGTGTCCGCCTTCGACACCCTCGACGGGCCGGATATCGCGCGACCGGCGCTGTACCAGGTGGCCGCGGCCTTCGAGCTGCTGCACACCGCCTTCGTGGTGCACGACGACGTCATCGACCACGACGTGGAACGTCGCGGAATGCCCAACGTCGGGGGCGAGTTCCGTTCGCGGGGCACGGAGCGGGGAGCGGATGCCGCCGGAGCGGCGCTGCTCGGAGATGCCGCGGGGATCCTCGCAGGAGACCTCCTGCTGCACGAGGCCGCTCGTCTCGTGGCGATGGCGGAGATCCCCACCGACCTCCGCCGCGAACTGCTCCTGCTCGTGGAGGACGCCGTGCTCGTCTCTGCCGCCGGGGAACTCGCCGACGTCGAGAACGCCGTGTCCGCCGGCGACATCGACGCCGACACGATCCTGCGCACGACGCACGACAAGACGGCCGTCTATTCGTTCTCCGCCCCGCTGGAAGCCGGCGCGGTCCTCGCGGGAGCCGAAGCTCCCGTGCGGCACGCCCTGCAGCGGTTCGGCCAGCGCCTCGGCCTCGCGTACCAGCTCGTCGACGACCTGATCGGCGCATTCGGAAGCGCGGCCACGGCGGGTAAGGACGAGGGATCCGACCTTCGCGAGGCGAAGAAGACCCATCTCATCGTCCTGGCGCGCGAGAGCGAGACCTGGCCCGAGGTCAGCGACGCCCTGGCGAACGCCCACACCGGTCCCGTGGCGATCCGCGCGGCTCAGACGGCGCTCTCCGCCTCCGGTGCGCGCGTCCGGCTCGAGCAGCTGGTCCGCGACACGTTGGACGAAGCACGAGGCATCGTCGCCGCTTCGACGCTGCCCGAGGACTGCCAGGCGATGCTGCTCGACCTCGTGGACGCCGTGCAGGAGCGCGTCCCGTGA
- the idi gene encoding isopentenyl-diphosphate Delta-isomerase — protein sequence MSETENVVLLDERGKEIGIAPKASVHGADTALHLAFSCHVMNADGQVLVTRRALDKKTWPGVWTNSFCGHPAPAETLTDAVHRRAGFEVGLRVRDLELALPHFRYRAVDASGIVENEICPVYLAYTDDEPRPNPSEVAEHRWVDPLDLAASLEATPWAFSPWLVLQAQQLHLFGTPPAVRRAS from the coding sequence ATGAGCGAGACCGAAAACGTCGTCCTTCTGGACGAGCGCGGCAAGGAGATCGGCATCGCGCCGAAAGCCAGTGTGCACGGTGCGGACACCGCCTTGCACCTCGCGTTCTCCTGCCACGTCATGAACGCCGACGGCCAGGTGCTGGTCACCCGCCGTGCGCTCGACAAGAAGACCTGGCCCGGCGTATGGACCAACTCGTTCTGCGGCCACCCCGCACCGGCCGAAACCCTCACCGACGCCGTGCACCGCCGCGCGGGCTTCGAGGTCGGTCTGCGCGTGCGCGACCTGGAACTCGCCCTCCCCCACTTCCGCTACCGCGCGGTCGACGCGAGCGGCATCGTCGAGAACGAGATCTGCCCCGTGTATCTCGCGTACACCGACGACGAGCCCCGACCCAACCCGTCCGAGGTCGCGGAACACCGCTGGGTCGATCCCCTCGACCTCGCCGCCTCCCTCGAGGCCACTCCCTGGGCGTTCAGCCCGTGGCTCGTGCTCCAGGCGCAGCAGCTCCACCTCTTCGGCACCCCTCCAGCCGTCCGGCGGGCCTCGTGA
- a CDS encoding MarR family winged helix-turn-helix transcriptional regulator, translated as MTSTTTRSGRRPAVIETLTAVRALSDAFDRMHSGMKGDMDMNASDLATLRMLIIREQRGETVSPHDVARHLRISTASTTKLIDRLTASGHVERRAHPSDGRARIVLLTEKSRSEFFQHLGGHLGAMREVAAQYTDDELALISGFLGSLTEAITTTD; from the coding sequence GTGACGAGCACCACGACTCGTTCTGGTAGAAGGCCTGCCGTCATCGAGACGCTGACGGCGGTGCGGGCGCTCAGCGACGCCTTCGACCGCATGCACAGCGGCATGAAGGGCGACATGGACATGAATGCCAGCGACCTCGCGACGCTGCGTATGCTCATCATCCGCGAACAGCGGGGAGAAACCGTGAGCCCGCACGACGTGGCGAGACATCTGCGCATCTCGACCGCCTCGACGACGAAGCTCATCGACCGATTGACGGCCTCGGGGCACGTCGAGCGTCGCGCGCATCCCTCCGACGGCCGCGCACGGATCGTGCTTCTCACCGAGAAGTCCCGCAGCGAGTTCTTCCAGCACCTCGGGGGACACCTCGGAGCGATGCGCGAGGTCGCCGCGCAGTACACCGACGATGAGCTCGCCCTCATCTCGGGGTTCCTGGGGTCGCTGACCGAGGCGATCACCACGACCGACTGA
- a CDS encoding formylglycine-generating enzyme family protein — protein MTDVEMAAIPAGRVLRGDMRGSERREIVVAAFEIGVYPVTEEQVAELLGIPSRHPRRPAVDLSWFRAVRLCNALSEWEGLDPVYRFDGEEVSSDPESDGFRLPTEDEWEYAARAGATGSTYGPVREIAWTAADGLRAPVEVGARLPNLFGLFDILGNVSEWCEDLLDPERGTARVFRGGGWSDAPAVVRSSTRRGAGPRDAFDDVGVRVARGARS, from the coding sequence ATGACCGACGTGGAGATGGCCGCGATCCCCGCCGGACGGGTGTTGCGCGGCGACATGCGCGGGAGCGAGCGGCGTGAGATCGTCGTCGCCGCGTTCGAGATCGGCGTGTACCCCGTCACCGAGGAGCAGGTCGCCGAGCTGCTCGGCATCCCGTCCCGCCATCCGCGCCGCCCCGCGGTCGACCTCAGCTGGTTCCGGGCCGTGCGCCTGTGCAACGCGCTCTCGGAGTGGGAGGGACTCGATCCGGTCTACCGATTCGACGGCGAGGAGGTCTCCTCCGACCCCGAGAGCGACGGATTCCGGCTCCCGACGGAAGACGAGTGGGAGTACGCGGCGCGCGCCGGTGCCACCGGGTCGACGTACGGACCGGTGCGCGAGATCGCGTGGACGGCGGCCGACGGACTCCGCGCACCCGTCGAGGTGGGGGCACGCCTGCCCAACCTCTTCGGCCTCTTCGACATCCTCGGCAACGTCTCGGAGTGGTGCGAAGACCTCCTCGACCCCGAACGCGGCACGGCGCGCGTGTTCCGCGGAGGCGGATGGAGCGACGCCCCCGCGGTCGTCCGCTCATCGACGCGCCGGGGGGCGGGTCCGCGCGACGCGTTCGACGACGTCGGGGTGCGGGTGGCACGCGGAGCCCGGTCATGA
- a CDS encoding SMP-30/gluconolactonase/LRE family protein — MIDGRPLQPARSPRPVEASPPRVYDARLRAVLPEDSRLLSLYAGASWAEGPVWWPDRNALVFSDVIGRRTLAWRDDGGVVSVVDPSAFANGNAVDGAGRLVHAEHGRRAISRTDASGTRVLADAYEGRPLNSPNDLVVASDGAIWFTDPLYGISDPREGYPATPALGHESVYRWVEGEPLRRMIDLDAPNGLAFSPDGNVLYIAESRADGLPRIVACAWDGRTLGAPRTFATVDAGIPDGFAVDSRGWLWTSSGAGVVVFAADGARLGVIPTPHLVSNCAFDADEGRLFLTGDADLWMLELA, encoded by the coding sequence ATGATCGACGGTCGACCCCTGCAACCCGCACGGAGCCCCCGCCCTGTCGAGGCGTCGCCGCCCCGCGTCTACGACGCGCGCCTGCGGGCGGTCCTCCCCGAGGACTCGCGGCTGCTCTCGCTCTACGCGGGGGCCTCGTGGGCCGAGGGACCCGTCTGGTGGCCCGACCGGAACGCGCTGGTCTTCAGCGATGTCATCGGCCGGCGGACTCTCGCATGGCGCGATGACGGCGGCGTCGTGAGCGTCGTGGACCCCTCCGCCTTCGCCAACGGCAACGCGGTCGACGGCGCGGGCAGGCTCGTGCACGCCGAGCACGGGCGACGGGCCATCAGCCGCACGGACGCGTCCGGAACGCGTGTCCTCGCCGACGCCTACGAGGGGCGGCCGTTGAACTCCCCGAACGACCTCGTGGTGGCCTCGGACGGCGCGATCTGGTTCACCGACCCGCTCTACGGGATCTCCGATCCCCGCGAGGGGTACCCGGCCACGCCCGCCCTCGGCCACGAGAGCGTCTACCGCTGGGTCGAGGGAGAACCTCTCCGGCGGATGATCGACCTCGACGCGCCGAACGGCCTCGCCTTCAGCCCCGACGGGAACGTCCTGTACATCGCGGAGTCCCGGGCCGACGGCCTCCCCCGCATCGTCGCGTGCGCCTGGGATGGCCGCACGCTCGGCGCGCCACGCACCTTCGCGACGGTGGATGCCGGCATCCCCGACGGATTCGCCGTCGACAGCCGCGGCTGGCTCTGGACCAGCAGCGGGGCGGGGGTCGTCGTCTTCGCGGCGGACGGCGCCCGCCTGGGCGTCATCCCGACCCCGCACCTCGTCAGCAACTGCGCCTTCGACGCCGATGAGGGGCGCCTTTTCCTGACCGGCGACGCCGACCTGTGGATGCTGGAGCTGGCATGA
- a CDS encoding TetR/AcrR family transcriptional regulator — translation MSPRRYASPLRQAEAARTRAAILDAAADLFSRDGYAATTMKGIAVAAGVSVQSVHLAGSKSALLVAAFERARRGDEGGTGPTEAPPIADILDRTNIDEAMRVWLDGVAQAHRRSAGLARAMAIAGETDAVAAAAMADLDARRRRDLRVASTWLVTRGLLGAGDIDEVTDELSYLIGPETYAFFVTRSGWSDTRYRSWLERTLRDVLARREEDVPVA, via the coding sequence ATGAGCCCCAGGCGTTACGCGTCACCGCTGCGCCAGGCCGAGGCGGCCCGGACCCGGGCGGCGATCCTGGACGCCGCCGCGGACCTGTTCTCGCGCGACGGCTACGCTGCGACGACGATGAAGGGCATCGCCGTCGCCGCCGGGGTCTCCGTGCAGTCGGTGCACCTGGCCGGCTCGAAGTCGGCGCTCCTCGTCGCCGCGTTCGAGCGGGCACGGCGGGGGGACGAGGGTGGCACGGGCCCGACGGAGGCTCCGCCGATCGCCGACATCCTGGATCGCACGAATATCGACGAGGCGATGCGGGTCTGGCTCGACGGCGTCGCGCAGGCGCATCGACGCTCCGCCGGCCTCGCGCGGGCGATGGCCATCGCGGGGGAGACGGATGCCGTGGCCGCGGCCGCCATGGCCGATCTCGACGCGCGTCGACGCCGGGACCTCCGCGTCGCGTCGACGTGGCTCGTCACGCGTGGCCTGCTCGGCGCGGGAGACATCGACGAGGTCACCGATGAGCTCAGCTACCTGATCGGCCCCGAGACGTACGCGTTCTTCGTCACCCGATCCGGGTGGTCGGACACGCGCTACCGCTCGTGGCTCGAACGCACTCTCCGTGACGTGCTGGCCCGGCGCGAGGAGGACGTTCCCGTCGCCTGA
- a CDS encoding DUF6328 family protein yields MSSNIDDRDDGRPETPAQRADRNWTDVLQELRVLQTGTQILTGFLLALAFQPAFADLEADWRAFYLALVALSALSAVVALAPVALHRAVFQRGIKPSVVGFGHRCLRAALALVSLLLIGVVVFVFGVVVGVGGAVAGGVVLAAAILVLWVVVPLMLRRRGRRDDA; encoded by the coding sequence GTGAGCAGCAACATCGACGATCGCGACGACGGCAGGCCCGAGACCCCCGCGCAACGCGCGGACCGCAACTGGACCGACGTCCTGCAGGAACTTCGCGTCCTGCAGACCGGCACGCAGATCCTCACCGGCTTCCTGCTCGCCCTGGCGTTCCAGCCGGCCTTCGCCGACCTCGAGGCCGACTGGCGCGCGTTCTATCTCGCTCTCGTGGCGCTGTCCGCGCTGAGCGCCGTCGTGGCCCTCGCGCCGGTCGCCCTGCACCGCGCCGTGTTCCAGCGCGGCATCAAGCCATCGGTGGTGGGGTTCGGCCACCGATGCTTGCGCGCGGCCCTGGCGCTCGTCTCCCTCTTGCTCATCGGCGTCGTCGTCTTCGTCTTCGGCGTCGTCGTGGGGGTCGGCGGGGCGGTGGCCGGCGGGGTCGTCCTGGCTGCGGCGATCCTCGTACTCTGGGTGGTGGTGCCACTCATGTTGCGCCGTCGCGGGCGAAGGGATGACGCGTGA
- a CDS encoding carbon-nitrogen hydrolase family protein, with protein MTDHGFGLAVAQFAPTASRAVNLSAIAEAVETAVARGARVIVFPEYSSYFVDPFDDTLTENAEDLDGPFTAALRSLAAERDVVIVAGLLERADDGRRVRNTVVAVAGDGIRAVYRKLHLYDAFGQRESDWVAPGEIAPPETFEVDGLRFGLMTCYDLRFPEVGRTLADAHVDVVLVPAEWVRGPLKEHHWRTLLQARAIENTVFLAGADHPPPLGVGHSMIVDPQGVVLAAVGTTTDVAVAHIDPDAIARVRRVNPALELRRYRVTPR; from the coding sequence GTGACAGATCACGGATTCGGCTTGGCCGTCGCGCAGTTCGCGCCGACCGCCTCGCGGGCGGTCAATCTCTCGGCGATCGCGGAGGCGGTCGAGACCGCCGTCGCACGTGGCGCCCGGGTCATCGTCTTCCCGGAGTACTCGAGCTACTTCGTGGACCCCTTCGACGACACGCTCACCGAGAACGCCGAAGACCTGGACGGCCCCTTCACCGCAGCCCTGCGGTCCCTCGCCGCGGAGCGGGACGTCGTCATCGTCGCGGGGCTGCTCGAGCGCGCCGACGACGGCCGCCGCGTCCGAAACACGGTCGTGGCGGTCGCGGGGGATGGCATCCGGGCCGTCTATCGCAAGCTCCACCTCTACGACGCGTTCGGCCAGCGCGAGTCGGACTGGGTGGCGCCCGGAGAGATCGCTCCGCCCGAGACGTTCGAGGTCGACGGTCTGCGCTTCGGTCTGATGACCTGTTACGACCTGCGATTCCCCGAGGTCGGGCGTACCCTCGCCGACGCCCACGTCGACGTCGTCCTGGTCCCGGCCGAATGGGTGCGCGGACCGCTCAAGGAGCATCACTGGCGAACGCTGCTCCAGGCGCGCGCGATCGAGAACACCGTCTTCCTCGCCGGTGCCGACCACCCGCCGCCGCTCGGCGTCGGACACTCGATGATCGTCGACCCGCAGGGCGTGGTCCTCGCCGCGGTGGGCACGACGACCGACGTCGCCGTCGCCCACATCGATCCGGATGCCATCGCCCGCGTACGACGGGTGAATCCGGCGCTCGAACTCCGCCGGTATCGGGTGACGCCGCGCTGA
- a CDS encoding helix-turn-helix domain-containing protein — protein sequence MTGLAFDYPWMTYMGEFGANLRRARLDAGLTQEDVAVSARISLFTYQKLEKGESNPGTPANPRLQTLLALSAVLGVSIEDLVPDLDRPRES from the coding sequence ATGACCGGTCTCGCATTCGACTACCCCTGGATGACGTACATGGGGGAATTCGGGGCGAACCTGCGCAGGGCTCGGCTGGATGCGGGCCTGACGCAGGAAGATGTCGCCGTGTCCGCGCGCATCTCGCTCTTCACGTATCAGAAGCTCGAGAAGGGGGAGTCCAATCCCGGTACGCCGGCCAATCCCCGCCTGCAGACGCTCCTGGCCCTCTCGGCCGTCCTCGGCGTGTCGATCGAGGATCTCGTGCCCGACCTGGACCGCCCGCGCGAGAGCTAG
- a CDS encoding aminotransferase class I/II-fold pyridoxal phosphate-dependent enzyme: MNTIPGAWQRTARGAGLLGTDGRAVPTIFAEMTALATSTGAINLGQGFPDEDGPEVVLEAARRAIADGVNQYAPGRGFPELLTAIAEHQKRFYGLELDPAREVLVTVGATEALASTLLALIDGPDDEVVVFEPYYDSYAASVALAGARLVGVPLRWPDFQPDLEDLASAVTDRTRVILVNDPHNPTGTVFSREVLDEVVRLAHRHDALIVTDEVYEHLVFDGPHVPIATLPGAAERTLSISSAGKTFSLTGWKTGWVTGPAELVTAVLAVKQFLTYVGGSPFQPAIAAGLRLPDAFFSSVAATMAAKAKVLGTGLRAAGFDVSTPSGSYFTVVDAAPLGATDADAFCRELPARAGVVGIPLTAFVSPGHRHRYATLVRFAACKRVEVLAEAAERLAGTSRS; encoded by the coding sequence ATGAACACCATCCCCGGCGCCTGGCAGCGCACCGCCCGAGGAGCCGGTCTCCTCGGCACCGACGGTCGAGCCGTCCCCACGATCTTCGCCGAGATGACGGCGCTGGCGACCTCGACCGGCGCGATCAACCTCGGCCAGGGTTTCCCCGATGAGGACGGACCCGAGGTCGTCCTCGAGGCGGCGCGGCGCGCGATCGCGGACGGCGTGAACCAGTACGCCCCCGGCCGCGGCTTCCCCGAACTGCTCACCGCGATCGCGGAGCACCAGAAGCGCTTCTACGGTCTCGAGCTCGATCCCGCCCGCGAGGTGCTGGTGACCGTGGGCGCGACGGAGGCGTTGGCCTCGACGCTGCTCGCCCTCATCGACGGCCCGGACGACGAGGTCGTCGTGTTCGAGCCCTATTACGACTCTTACGCGGCGAGCGTCGCCCTGGCCGGAGCGCGGCTCGTCGGCGTCCCGCTGCGCTGGCCCGACTTCCAGCCCGACCTCGAGGACCTGGCATCCGCCGTCACGGATCGCACTCGCGTCATCCTGGTCAATGATCCCCACAATCCCACCGGCACGGTGTTCTCGCGCGAGGTCCTCGACGAGGTCGTGCGCCTCGCTCACCGGCACGACGCGCTGATCGTCACCGACGAGGTCTACGAACACCTCGTCTTCGACGGGCCGCACGTGCCGATCGCGACCCTCCCCGGAGCCGCCGAGCGGACGCTGTCGATCTCGTCGGCCGGCAAGACGTTCTCGCTCACCGGGTGGAAGACGGGGTGGGTGACGGGTCCGGCCGAGCTCGTCACCGCGGTCCTCGCCGTGAAGCAGTTCCTCACCTACGTCGGAGGCTCGCCGTTCCAGCCCGCCATCGCCGCGGGGCTGCGTCTGCCGGACGCGTTCTTCTCCTCGGTCGCGGCGACCATGGCCGCGAAGGCGAAGGTGCTGGGCACGGGCCTGCGTGCGGCCGGTTTCGACGTGTCGACGCCGAGCGGGTCGTACTTCACCGTCGTGGATGCCGCCCCGCTCGGTGCCACGGACGCGGACGCGTTCTGCCGCGAGCTCCCCGCCCGCGCCGGGGTCGTCGGCATCCCTCTCACCGCCTTCGTCTCCCCCGGGCACCGGCACCGTTACGCCACGCTCGTGCGCTTCGCCGCGTGCAAGCGCGTCGAGGTGCTGGCGGAGGCGGCGGAGCGCCTCGCGGGCACGTCTCGCAGCTGA